Within Paroedura picta isolate Pp20150507F chromosome 13, Ppicta_v3.0, whole genome shotgun sequence, the genomic segment GATGCACCTCCAGAAAAAAACAGTTAAACATGGGAAGCATTCATAGAGTCCAGGTTGCTGCATTAATATCTCATGCCTCTGTGGGGGTCTGAATTTTGTAAGAGGTCACAGGAAAGTTAgcagagtggtggtggtggtggtgggaatctGGCTGGATAAACTTTGATGCCCCTCAGTATCACAGCCAAGGATAACTTGGTGGCTCATTAAGGGAATGTtgaaggaaacagaagaagaagaagaagaagaagaagaagaagaagaagaagaagaagaagaagagttggttcttatataccgcttttctctgcccaaaggagtctcaaagtggcttacaatcgccttcctttcctctccccacaacagacaccctgtgagggaagggaggctaagagagccctgatattactgaagaagaattgccTTTCTTTGTACACTCACAGAACTAAACAGAGGTTCAAACAGTGGatctttattttcctttattttcatgGCAAGTTTGTGGACAGAATGAAGGGCAGAAATGGGACCCATGTGGTGGGAAGCTATATATTCCTATAACCTTGCTAATGTATGTTTTATTCTGCTGGTCCATGACTGTGATAAATTATTGAGTAAATAtcacagacttaaaaaaaaaaactccaatcTCAAATCAGTTACCCGCACGGTATCAGAATCCACAAGCAACTCATAGTAAACTTGCTAAatttctaattaaaaaaattatataccatTATCCTGCATTTATTATAAGCAGAAGGCAAAAACTGCCAGCAGGGATAGCTCCTACAGTTGGAGGAAGAAGCAAGGCTATCCAGGAGCCCCTCCGTCCTTTCTGAATCCCTCTCCAAGGGGAATAAATCAGTAATGCAAGAAGAGATGCCTTCTCTTCCAAGTCAGGGATCTGCAGTGCTGTTCTGAAGAAACACAGCCACAAAAAAGGAGGGGGCTTCCCATAAAGTGGCCAGGTAGGAGGGATGTGAACTGTGAACTTCTTGTTCACAGTTCACCCTTAGGACACTAGGGCTGATTCTATCAATTATACTTCTCCCCAGAAACCTACCAACTGCACTGAAAACCAAAAAATTCTGGTGCCGTTGGTTGTATATTTAAGTGGGATCcgatagtagaatcatagaatcatagagttggaagggacctcctgggtcatctagtccaaccccctgcactatgcaggacactcacaaccctgccactcatccactgtcacctgccacccccttaagccttcacagaatcagcctctcttgtcagatggctatccagcctctgtttaaacatttccaaagatggagaacctctcTGAAGTTTTGCTTCTGAGAGCAGACAGAGGTATTGCATTGAATGAATCAAATgaaatttgttttattattactTGCACCAAGGGGGTTGTGAGCATCAAACATCTCTGGGTCATCTCCGGTGGCATCCTTGCCTGTTACTCTTCCTGCCTGCCAGCTGTGAGCTAGGTTTTGGACGGGGCACACATCCAACGTCATTGGCAAACCAAATGAAAACAGCCATGCATGTGGCAACTGGGCGGCCACACGACACCCCTTTAATGTTTTGCTCTGAGCCAGGAAGGAGGGGGTCAAGATCCAGAAATCTCAAACGCTTGCATGTAACCACAAAAGAAATCATCGGACAATGTTTGACCTAGAGAATCTAAGCCACAACAAGCCAGACTGAAGATGGTTCTCAGTTTGCTACATGGAGAGATAGATTCGTGGATAGctgtccagtagcgcctttaagaccaacaaagttttattcaaggtatgagcttttgtgtgcaggcacacttcctcaggcagtgGAAtggggatcataagagtacagatacaagGAGAAAGTAAATCAGTAGCAAATTAGCAAATAGAatcaaatatgcagtatgataattctttgctagcaAAGCAGTCCTTTTGGGTTCAATTGcccttcacaaaaacattggggcaataaaaatgtaaagttagtgattactggcatttttattgccccagtgTTTTGGTGAACGACACCTGAACGCAAAGGACTGCTTTCCTAGCAAAGAATTAGGTATcaaactgcatatttggacttctatgtctgaggaagtgtgcctgtacacgaaagctcacacctagaataaaactttgttggttttaaaggtgcctttggactcaaattctgttgtgtTACACCCTTCTCAGACTACCGGAATCAATGGGGTTAAAAGGCTGCAACTCTGCCTTGGAGGTGGCTACTACCCTTCCTAATCTACTTCCTTTGGCTGTATAATTTAAGGTAGTTCAAAGACACATTTTGAGgatgcagctccccccccccccattcttaatCTACAGTTCTTCTGTGACCACCCGGATTGGGAGCCTTTGGCACTGAAACAAGGAGACTTTGGACTGGAAAGCAGGGAATTTCCCCCTGCAGGACGAAAGCCCAGAGCTTGGGGGACATATGATATTTTGGGTGGTCCAAACCCAAGTTTTGGcaggcagagctgttttaagtaaTGAATAAGGCACTTGAAACTGCAAACAAGGGCTTGGAAGCCAAATTTTTAATTATAACGAAGGAGAAATCTCAGACTGGGTCCTGACGCGGGAAGAATCCCCCTTGCAAGAACTGAGTTGACTTCCCGGTACTTCCCGGCTGCAGTTTTTATCCGCCCATAACTCAAGCAGTTCTTTTGAGCAAAGGCGCAAGAAGCTGGCCTCGCGCCGGGCGAGGGAGTGAGGCACCGTCGGCTCCAGACTCAGGAAGGGTCTAGGGCAGGGGCGGCCACCCTGTGGCTCCCCCGATGTCCATGGATGCcaatggccatgagcccctgccagcatcatgcacCGTCTGGAAAGCCGCCATCCGGCCCCCTCTGCTCTAAGGCGCTTCCCCGGAGCCCCCCGGATCAGGCTCGTCGCTTGGGAAGGGGCAGGCAACTGCCCGGGGCGAGGGggtcccccgggggggggggtcgagcgAGGTGCGGGCGACTCGACGGCAAAGCCACGACctcgggcgggcaggcagggcgcggagacccccgccccccccagccaccccttcccccccctctctctctccttttcgtGGCGCCGGCCCCCTTCCCCGACGGGGGGCTCACCCAGATGGAGAAGACGAAGGCGACGATGTTGATGGGATAGGCGGGGCAGAAGCAGGAGAGGATGCTGAGCCACAGGTAGTTCTTGGGCATGTGCGGCTCTTCCTCGGgccccgccgcctcctcctcggcGCCCAGCCGGAGctcggccccgccgccgccgccgttgtCGTCCAAGGCCCGCTTGAGGTCGGCGGAGGGCAGCGCCGAGCCCTCCATGAGCGGCCGCCGGGGGAGGGAAGTGGGGCGCGACGGCGAGGAGGCGCGCTCCGCTCCGGAGAGGGCTGCGCAGGGGGACGCGGCGACGCGCTCAGCCCCTCATCTCGGCCCGGCGGCCCGCCCTCTACCCTCCGCCCCCGGAGCGCcctgcaggcagccaggcaggcagcaagAGCCAGGCGCGCTCAGGTTTCGCCGCCCCGACGAGGCGCCGAGCAGAGCGCGCTGGGGAAAGGGCGACCCCGACGGGCGAGCTGGGCGCAAGCCGCGGGGCCCAGGCAAGGCGGCTGGCTGGCCGCTCCGTCCACGTTCCTGTTGGCCAGAACCGTCGGGCTGGAAGACAAGCCCGTAGGCGCCGTCGTCCAGGCCCACTCGCGGCGCCCCCAGCGCTCTGCAAGGCCAGTGGAGGTCAGCGGCGGTCCTGCCTCCCTCGACGGCCGCTGAGCGCCCGGGCTCGCCTTCCCAGCTCGGTCCCCGCCCGGCTCGTGCGCGCCGTCCGTGCTGTGCGGAAGCGCAAAGAGGATCGAGCGAAACCGGCTCCTTCCCCGcacaaggggtgggggtggggggagcagagcGGGAGGCAGGCGCCGTCTCAGGCCCGCCCAGTTTCTTCCCAGGAGTTCATGGGGAACCTGGGGGGAGT encodes:
- the TMEM233 gene encoding transmembrane protein 233; this encodes MEGSALPSADLKRALDDNGGGGGAELRLGAEEEAAGPEEEPHMPKNYLWLSILSCFCPAYPINIVAFVFSIWAVNSYNDGDLEGSKRLGHNAFWVAIASIIIGIVIIAMYCIVHFTTYAI